The following are from one region of the Stanieria sp. NIES-3757 genome:
- a CDS encoding serine/threonine protein kinase, whose product MTANDNFISAPYPTIPSGTKIVNRYLIQAILGKGGLGRTYLAFDSYRFNEPCVLKEFAPMMISTAQIEKSRNLFEREAQILYNLKHQQIPQFYAAFTAENRLFLVQQYVQGKSYYQLLQQRLRQGETFSEPEILTWLLNLLPVLKYIHDRGIIHRDISPDNIMQLYDEKLPILIDFGVGKQAIVSEKFKQISDAVTQRTFVGKIGYAPEEQMNLGICYPCSDLYSLAVTAIVLLTGKQPNTLLNLYTLEWEWRSYTKVSNSLGQVLDKLLNRNPKSRYQSATEVIIALQQIQKNSHNLIPLNQSATSNLQHHNCPKNQPSYSHKIQKNVDEQTHNPTAKLNRNRTSFSPSAEIIKYYEKQLAYYIGPMASLIIEETLINNVIHSDRELIEALMVNIPDAKQQLEFKRNII is encoded by the coding sequence ATGACAGCGAATGATAATTTTATTTCAGCACCTTATCCCACCATTCCCTCTGGGACTAAAATTGTCAATCGTTACCTTATTCAAGCCATTTTAGGAAAGGGAGGATTGGGACGGACTTATCTAGCATTTGATAGTTATCGTTTTAATGAACCTTGTGTTCTCAAAGAATTTGCTCCTATGATGATATCTACCGCTCAAATAGAAAAATCACGAAATTTATTTGAGCGAGAAGCACAAATTTTGTATAACTTAAAACATCAACAAATTCCCCAATTTTATGCTGCCTTTACCGCTGAAAATCGTCTTTTTTTAGTGCAGCAATACGTTCAGGGCAAATCTTATTATCAATTATTACAACAGCGTTTAAGACAAGGGGAAACTTTTTCTGAACCAGAAATATTAACTTGGTTGCTCAATTTATTACCTGTTTTAAAATATATTCATGATCGCGGTATTATTCATCGAGATATTTCTCCTGATAATATTATGCAATTGTATGACGAAAAATTGCCAATTTTAATTGATTTTGGTGTAGGTAAACAAGCAATTGTTTCTGAAAAATTTAAGCAAATTTCAGATGCAGTAACTCAAAGAACTTTTGTTGGCAAAATTGGTTATGCTCCTGAAGAACAAATGAATTTAGGTATTTGTTATCCTTGTAGCGATCTTTATTCTTTAGCTGTTACTGCAATTGTTTTGTTAACAGGAAAACAACCCAATACTTTATTGAATTTATATACTCTTGAATGGGAATGGCGTTCTTATACTAAGGTTAGTAATAGTTTAGGTCAAGTCTTAGATAAACTTTTAAATCGAAATCCAAAATCTCGCTATCAGTCAGCTACAGAAGTGATTATTGCTCTTCAACAAATTCAAAAAAACAGTCATAATTTAATTCCTCTTAATCAATCAGCTACTAGTAATTTGCAACATCATAATTGCCCAAAAAATCAGCCAAGTTATTCTCATAAAATCCAGAAAAATGTTGACGAGCAAACCCACAATCCCACAGCAAAATTAAATCGCAATCGAACCTCGTTTTCTCCTAGTGCTGAAATTATTAAATATTATGAAAAACAACTTGCCTATTATATAGGTCCAATGGCAAGTCTAATTATTGAAGAAACTCTAATTAACAATGTTATTCATTCTGATCGGGAATTAATAGAAGCTTTGATGGTTAATATTCCTGATGCCAAACAGCAATTAGAATTTAAACGCAATATAATTTAA
- a CDS encoding pentapeptide repeat-containing protein → MKKHIRRIFTRVIVAFFGTILLIALILVFEAIFGAEKICHPLESWLICQIRESVLLNVVESFSILVAVLLFILETPDRNKQAHYEAWKVIDSAHGLRTSYARLQALQDLNEDNVSLSGLNAPEADFRGINLAYADLSYADLSGADLSYANLSHAKLSHANLVEAKLNNANLKSAYLTGANLGYASFIEAELQDVDFVGANLLGTNFVRANLVQAYFGDVNFTDSILRDANLKQTKFFGVENLTTVQIKTAINWQEAIYDTALRNKLQLKG, encoded by the coding sequence ATGAAAAAACACATAAGGCGTATTTTTACTCGTGTTATCGTTGCTTTTTTTGGCACAATTTTGTTAATTGCCCTTATTTTAGTTTTTGAAGCGATTTTTGGGGCTGAAAAAATATGTCATCCTCTAGAATCTTGGCTGATCTGCCAAATTCGAGAATCTGTATTATTAAATGTAGTAGAAAGTTTTAGTATCTTAGTAGCTGTATTATTATTTATTCTGGAAACTCCCGACCGTAATAAACAAGCTCATTATGAAGCTTGGAAAGTGATTGATTCTGCACACGGTTTAAGAACAAGTTACGCCAGATTACAAGCATTACAAGACTTAAATGAAGATAATGTTAGTCTGAGTGGGTTGAATGCACCAGAAGCAGATTTTAGAGGCATTAATTTGGCTTATGCTGACCTTAGTTATGCTGATTTAAGTGGTGCAGATCTTAGTTATGCTAACCTTAGTCATGCTAAATTGAGTCATGCTAATTTGGTTGAAGCTAAACTTAATAATGCTAACCTTAAAAGTGCTTATTTAACAGGAGCAAATTTGGGTTACGCTAGTTTCATTGAAGCAGAGTTACAAGATGTAGATTTTGTCGGAGCTAATCTGTTAGGCACTAATTTTGTCAGGGCTAATCTTGTTCAAGCTTACTTTGGAGATGTAAATTTTACCGATTCAATTTTGCGAGATGCTAATCTCAAACAAACTAAATTTTTTGGGGTTGAAAATTTAACTACTGTACAAATTAAAACAGCAATTAATTGGCAAGAAGCTATTTACGATACGGCACTACGGAATAAGTTACAATTAAAAGGATAA